The window AAGAGGGCATGATCGTCGGCATCGGCACCGGCTCCACGGCCAACCACTTCATCGATCTGCTCGCCGGCATCAAAGGCAAGATCGACGGCACCGTCGCCAGCTCCGATGCCAGTGCCGCCCGGCTGCGCGAACACGGCATTCCGGTACTCGATCTGAACAGCGTCGGCCAGCTGCCGCTCTACGTCGACGGCGCCGACGAATCCAATCGTCAGCTCCAGCTGATCAAGGGCGGCGGCGGTGCGCTGACCCGCGAAAAGATCGTTGCCGGCGCCAGCGACAAATTCGTTTGCATCGCTGACGAATCCAAGCTGGTCGACATCCTGGGGGCCTTTCCGCTGCCGGTCGAGGTCATCCCCATGGCGCGCAGCTTCGTCGCCCGCGAACTCGTCCGCCTGGGCGGCAAGCCGGTGCTGCGCGAAGGCTTCACCACCGACAACGGCAACCTGATCCTGGACATCCAGAATCTGGAAATCATGGAGCCGCTGAAGCTGGAAACCGAGATCAATCAGATCCCCGGTGTCGTGACGGTCGGCATCTTCGCCAATCGCCCGGCCGATGTCCTCATCCTCGGTACGCCCGAGGGCGCACGGGAAGTCAGCTGACCGACGATGACCGCCCATTCCGCAGGCGCGACGCCGGACATTCTCGCGCGCATTCTGAAACGCAAGGCCGAGGAAGTCGCTGAACGCAGCGCAGCCGTGCCGCTGGCCGAACTCATCCCCCGGGCGGCGGATGCGTCACCGGTGCGTCCATTTGCAGACGCCCTGGCACAACGCATCGCACAGGGGCAGGCAGGCGTAATCGCCGAGGTCAAGAAGGCATCGCCCAGCAAGGGCGTGATCCGCCCGGATTTCGATCCGGCGGCGATCGCCATGAGCTACGAACGCGGCGGCGCGACCTGTCTGTCGGTGCTCACCGACCAGGATTTTTTCCAGGGCAGCGACGCTTATCTTCAAACCGCGCGCGCAGCCTGTTCGCTGCCGGTATTGCGCAAGGATTTCCTCATCGACCCATATCAGGTCTACGAGGCACGCACGCTGGGTGCGGATTGTGTGCTGCTGATCGTGGCTGCGCTGAACGACTCGCAGCTGCAGGAACTGCATCAACTGAGCGGAGAGCTGGGGATGGACGCCCTGGTCGAGGTCCACGACCGCGCGGAACTCGAACGTGCGCTGCAACTCGGCGCGCGATTGATCGGCATCAACAACCGCGACCTGCGCAGCTTCGAGACCCGGCTGGAGACTACCCTGGATCTGCTCGAGGCCATCCCCGAAGATCGCCT is drawn from Gammaproteobacteria bacterium and contains these coding sequences:
- the rpiA gene encoding ribose-5-phosphate isomerase RpiA, yielding MNQDEMKKAAAEAALAYVEEGMIVGIGTGSTANHFIDLLAGIKGKIDGTVASSDASAARLREHGIPVLDLNSVGQLPLYVDGADESNRQLQLIKGGGGALTREKIVAGASDKFVCIADESKLVDILGAFPLPVEVIPMARSFVARELVRLGGKPVLREGFTTDNGNLILDIQNLEIMEPLKLETEINQIPGVVTVGIFANRPADVLILGTPEGAREVS
- the trpC gene encoding indole-3-glycerol phosphate synthase TrpC, which encodes MTAHSAGATPDILARILKRKAEEVAERSAAVPLAELIPRAADASPVRPFADALAQRIAQGQAGVIAEVKKASPSKGVIRPDFDPAAIAMSYERGGATCLSVLTDQDFFQGSDAYLQTARAACSLPVLRKDFLIDPYQVYEARTLGADCVLLIVAALNDSQLQELHQLSGELGMDALVEVHDRAELERALQLGARLIGINNRDLRSFETRLETTLDLLEAIPEDRLVITESGIHTPADVQRMRAAGVHGFLVGEAFMRAEDPGARLHELFA